Part of the Spiroplasma endosymbiont of Poecilobothrus nobilitatus genome is shown below.
CATGACAATTTGTTTTTTAAATTCTTCAGAGTATGAAGTTTTATTTCCCATTTTTATATTCCTTCTTTCTTAATAATTTTATCTAATTTTGAAGTCTATATAATTATGGTCCTAATAATTGTGGCCTATCTACTAATAAATTTATTAACAAGCGAGTTAATAATTATGAACAAGAAATTATCAGTGCCTTTAATAAAAGCCGCAAAATTTATGGGGCTCGCAAAATTAAAGTTATTTTAAACAGAAAAGATATCATCTTATCGCGGCGAAAAATCAGATTCTTTATGATCAAAAATAATTTGGTTTCTAAATACACCAAATTAAAATATCATAATCATAAAACAACAGTCAATAATGACCAAATTAATAATATTTTAAATCGTCAATTTAACAACAAAAAACCTAATGAAGTTATTGTTAGTGATTTAACATATGTTCAAGTTGGCGCTAAATGACATTATATTTGTTTATTAATTGACTTGTTTAATCGTGAAATAATTGGTTATAGTGCTGGGTCGAATAAAACAGCCGAACTGGTCCAACAAGCTTTTCATAAAATAACACGACCATTAAATCAAATAACTCTATTTCATACTGATCGTGGTAATGAGTTTAAAAATAAAATCATTGATGAAATTTTAATAACTTTTAATATTAAAAGATCATTAAGCAATAAAGGCTGCCCTTATGAAAATGCTGTGGCTGAAACAACTTACAAAACTTTTAAAACTGAATTTATTAAGGGTAAAAAATTTAAAAATTTAACACAATTAAAATACGAACTTTTTTATTTTGTGCATTGATATAACAATATTCGAATTCATGGCAGTTTAAATTATTTATCTCCAGTTACTTTTAGAAAACAAATGTCTATATAAAAAGTGTCCTAAAAAGTGTTGCCATTCCAAGTTGTTAAAGAAGATAAAATAAACTTATCTGCATTAAAATTTACTTCAAATGGTTTATTATTGTTAATATCAAATGTTTTTCTATTATATAATATAGTACCAAGAAGACGAATTATTGCACTAGTTTGTTTTATTTTTAATATATCTATAGATAACGTGTCTTTTGCTATTAAAGGATTAAGATTTTTAAATTGTTTCAATATTGTATCCTCACAATTATTTTTAAGGTGTTCTAAATTTCGAATTGGAACAACCCTAGATAAAGTTAACAATGGGATTATAATTAATTGTAAAATAATGTTATCAAAAACAAAGGCATCAAGAAAATATGGACGAGAAAAAATTGAGTGATTTAATGTCACTAAACGATTACGAATATGTTCTTCATCAATATCAAAACGTTCAATATTCCCAATATCAACTGTTGATGCTAATTCTAACAATGACTTAGGAGCATTTCTTTTCTCAATGTTATGATCTTTTATTTTAAAAATTACTTTTTTAATTACTTTTTTATTTAATAACATTTGTGGATAAGATATAGAAGTTTCTTTAATTTTAAGATATGCTCAAAAAGTATTGTCTAAAGTATTATAATTATCTTTTGGTATTTATAATTTAACTTCTTCCATTTTTGTTTTTGGATATTTTTCTTTTATTGCAAGTAAAATTGCTTCTGGTTTATTTTCGCTAATAGTGCCAAGGTCTTTTAATGCATTAAGGGGTTCTGTAGAAATTCATTCTTTATAATCTGTAGATTTAAATTCTATAATTCCATCTATTAATACATAAAAGTCATTTCTTAAATTGTCTTTTTTTTGCATTATCTGATAATGTATAAACATTATTTGCCAGTAAATTTGGAATAGTTCCAAAAGTTATAGTTACACTAATTAATAAGTGTAATATTTTTTTCATTTCTTTTTTCCTTTCTTTTATTAGTAAATAGTTAATTCTAAAATATTACTTTAATTTTGTAGAAAACTCTTGATATTTATAAAATATACCTAAAATTAGGTATATTTTTAATATAAGAGGTGAATAATTAATGGAAAAAATAATTGAAGAATTAATAAATAGTTTAACAGATGATCAATTTTTAGAATTTCATGAAAAAGTCAAAAAAGAAGCAGAATTAATTAAAAAAAAAAACGCTTAAATGAAATTGATCAAAAACTTATGGATAAAGGTATTAAATGTCCTAATTGTCAATCTTTTTATTGTGTTAAAAATGGTCATAATCCTGAAGGAAAACAAAAATATTTATGCAAAAAATGTCGTGCTAGTTTTGATGCTTTTCGTGATCATTTTACGTATTGAAGTCATTTAAATTATGAACAGTGAAATTTATTGATTCAAATTTCATTATTAGGCCAATCTAGTAAAATGATTTCCCGCTTTATTAAAACATCACCGAAAACCGCTTGATATAATCGCCAAAAAATAATGAAATCAAAACAATTAGAAAACACCCAATTAAAATTTAAAACGTTAAATGGCCAAATTCAAATCGATGAAACATTTATTAAAGAAATCCGCAAAGGTAATTTTAAAGATAAATTTGATAAAAGAAAAATTCATCTTGATTAATTTTCAACCAACACTAAATGTTGTATTCAAATGGCTGTTGATAGCAATAATAATATTTATGTTAAATCAACCAACACAAAACGATTACAAAAACAGTGAATTATTGAAAATATTAATAAACAATTAATCAAAGAAAATTCAATTATTATTTCTGACATGCAACCATTATATTTATTAGTATCAAAACAAACAAATTCTATTTTATTAGCAACTAAAACTAGCACAAATCCTGATGCTAGTTATCGGAAGTTAAATAAAATTAGTAAATTACAATCAAATCTTAAAGAATCCTTAATTCATTATCATGGCTTAGGTTTCACGAACATTCAAAATTATTTAAATCTCTGAAAATGAAAATACCAGCATAAAGGTTTAACGCCAAACCAACAATCATCGGTATTATATTTTAACGTATAAAAAAGTTAAATAACAATATTAAAAGTTTATATAATTTTCTTTTAAAGTTATCATATTGATGATTTTTTTTATTTCATCAAGAGTTTTCTACAAAATTAAAAAAAATATTATATCATTTTAATATTTTATGTTATTATCTAATTAATAGATTTGTTGCACTTGCATTTACAATTTACATTTTGTTTTAGCAAAAAAAAAAAAAACAATTATAAAATTGTTTTTTTATTATTTATTCTACAGTTAAAATTTTAACTTTATAAGGTTCTTGAATTCCCTTAATTTCAACTAAATCTCCAGCTTTTTTTCCAATAATAGCTTTTGAAATTGGTGATTCATTTGAAATTGTATTTTCAAAAGGATTAGCCTCAACAGCACCAACAATTTTTAGTTCATATTTTTTATTAATTAATAAATTAGTAAATGTTACTGTACTTCCCAACTTAATAATTCCCGTTTTTGATTTAACTTCCTTAATTTCTTTTGCTTTTGTTAATAGTGATTCAATTTCTTTAATTCGTCCTTCAACTTCCGCTTGACGGTTTCGCGCTGCATCATAATCAGCATTTTCTGATAAATCTCCCTGTGCACGAGCTTCTTTTAACTCTTCAATAACTTCGGGACGAATAACATTAATTAAATTATCTAATTCTTCTTGTAAGTCTTTAATTCCCTCTTTAGTTAACAAAATTTCTTCATTCATGGTGTTCTCTCCTTTTCTCTCTGTTTTTTAATTACAACAATCATTATTATACCTTAAAAAAGGCAATAATAATGGGGTTTTTTTAATTTTGTAGAAAACTCTTGATGAAATAAAAAAAATCATCAATATGATAACTTTAAAAGAAAATTATATAAGCTTTTAATATTGTTATTTAACTTTTTTATACGTTAAAATATAATACCGATGATTGTTGGTTTGGCGTTAAACCTTTATGCCGGTATTTTCATTTTCAGAGATTTAAATAATTTTGAATGTTCGTGAAACCTAAGCCATGATAATGAATTAAGGATTCTTTAAGATTTGATTGTAATTTACTAATTTTATTTAACTTCCGATAACTAGCATCAGGATTTGTGCTAGTTTTAGTTGCTAATAAAATAGAATTTGTTTGTTTTGCTACTAATAAATATAATGGTTTCATGTCAGAAATAATAATTGAATTTTCTTTGATTAATTGTTTATTAATATTTTCAATAATTCACTGTTTTTGTAATCGTTTTGTGTTGGTTGATTTAACATAAATATTATTATTGCTATCAACAGCCATTTGAATACAACATTTAGTGTTGGTTGAAAATGAATCAAGATAAATTTTTCTTTTATCAAATTTATCTTTAAAATTACCTTTGTGGATTTCTTTAATAAATGTTTCATCGATTTGAATTTTGCCATTTAACATTTTAAATTTTAATTGGGTGTTTTCTAATTGTTTTGATTTCATTATTTTTTGGCGATTATATCAAGCGGTTTTCGGTGATGTTTTAATAAAGCGGGAAATCATTTTACTAGATTGGCCTAATAATGAAATTTGAATCAATAAATTTCATTTCATTGTTCATATTTTAAATGACTTCAATACGTAAAATGATCACGAAAAGCATCAAAACTAGCACGAAATTTTTTGCATAAATATTTTTGTTTTCCTTCAGGATTATGACCATTTTTAACACAATAAAAAGATTGACAATTAGGACATTTAATACCTTTATCCCTAAATTTTTGATCAATTTCATTTAAGCGTTTTTGTTTTTTAATTAATTATGCTTCTTTTTTGACTTTTTCATGAAATTATAAAAATTGATCATCTGTTAAACTATTTATTAATTCTTCAATTATTTTTTCCATTAATTATTCACCTCTTATATTAAAAATATACCTAATTTTAGGTATATTTTATAAATATCAAGAGTTTTCTACAAAATTAAAGGGTTTTTTTATTTTTTATCAAGTAATAAAGCCTTAATTTTTGTTGCAATCATATCAATTGCAATTTCATTTCCTTCATAATATGGCACAATAATATCGGCATATTTAATACTTGGTTCAACAAAGTACTCATGCATTGGTTTTACTGTTGTTAAATACTAATTAATAATACTTTCGACTGTTCGTCCCCGTTCTGATAAATCACGTGTTAAACGTCGAATAAAACGAATATCATCTTCTGTTTTAATAAAGATTTTAATATCCGATAATTTACGAATTTCTTCTAATGCTAAACCTAAAATACCATCAATAATAATATAGAGTGCACCCATTTTAGTAAGTACTAATAAAAAAGTTGGATAGGCTACATTTGGATAGGCCACAATTATTAGGGCCATAATTATATAGACTTCAAAATTAGATAAAATTATTAATAAAGAAGGAATATAAAAATGGGAAATAAAACTTCATACTCTGAAGAATTTAAAAAACAAATTGTCATGCTATATAAAAATGGTAAAAGTGTTATTAATATAGGGCAAGAATATAATTTACCAAAACCAACTATTTATAGTTGAGTTAAAAATTATAATAATTCTGGTTCATTTAAAGCAAAAGACAATCGCACACTAGAAGAAAATGAAATAATAACTTTACGAAAAGAACTTAAAGACTTGAAAATGGAAAATGACATTTTAAAGCAAGCCGCACTGATAATGGCCAAAAAATAACAATAATTAATAACAACAAAACAAAATATTCAGTAAGAAAAATATGTAAGATTTTGGTTTTATCAAAATCAACGTATTATTATCAAACTAATAAATGTATTAACAAGCAAGTTAATAATTATGAACAAGAAATTATCAGTGCCTTTAATAAAAGTCGCAAAATTTATGGGGCTCGCAAAATTAAAGTTATTTTAAACAGAAAAGATATCATCTTATCGCGGCGAAAAATCAGATTCTTTATGATCAAAAATAATTTGGTTTCTAAATACACCAAATTAAAATATCATAATCATAAAACAACAGTCAATAATTACCAAATTAATAATATTTTAAATCGTCAATTTAACAGCAAAAAACCTAATGAAGTTATTGTTAGTGATTTAACATATGTTCAAGTTGACGCTAAATGACATTATATTTGTTTATTAATTGACTTGTTTAATCGTGAAATAATTGGTTATAGTGCTGGGCCGAATAAAACAGCCGAACTGGTCCAACAATCTTTTCATAAAATAACACGACCATTAAATCAAATAACTCTATTTCATACTGATCGTGGTAATGAGTTTAAAAATAAAATCATTGATGAAATTTTAATAACTTTTAATATTAAAAGATCATTAAGCAATAAAGGCTGCCCTTATGATAATGCTGTGGCTGAAACAACTTACAAAACTTTTAAAACTGAATTTATTAAGGGTAAAAAATTTAAAAATTTAACACAATTAAAACTTTAATTTTGTATAAAACTCTTGATATTTATAAAATATACCTAAAATTAGGTATATTCTTAATATAAGAGGTTAATAATTAATGGAAAAAATAATTGAAGAATTAATAAATAGTTTAACAGATGATCAATTTTTAGAATTTCATGAAAAAGTCAAAAAAGAAGCAGAATTAATTAAAAAACAAAAACGCTTAAATGAAATTGATCAAAAATTTAGGGATAAAAGTATTAAATGTCCTAATTGTCAATCTTTTTATTGTGTTAAAAATGGTCATAATCCTGAAGGAAAACAAAAATATTTATGCAAAAAATGTCGTGCTAGTTTTGATGCTTTTCGTGATCATTTTACGTATTGAAGTCATTTAAATTATGAACAGTGAAATTTATTGATTCAAATTTCATTATTAGGCCAATCTAGTAAAATGATTTCCCACTTTATTAAAACATCACCGAAAACCGCTTGATATAATCGCCAAAAAATAATGAAATCAAAACAATTAGAAAACACCCAATTAAAATTTAAAACGTTGAATGGCCAAATTAAAATCGATGAAACATTTATTAAAGAAATCCACAAAGGTAATTTTAAAGATAAATTTGATAAAAGAAAAATTCATCTTGATTCATTTTCAACCAACACTAAATGTTGTGTTCAAATGGCTGTTGATAGCAATAATAATATTTATGTTAAATCAACCAACACAAAACGATTACAAAAACAGTGAATTATTGAAAATATTAATAAACAATTAATCAAAGAAAATTCAATTATTATTTCTGACATGCAACCATTATATTTATTAGTAGCAAAACAAACAAATTCTATTTTATTAGCAACTAAAACTAGTACAAATCCTGATGCTAGTTATCGGAAGTTAAATAAAATTAGTAAATTACAATCAAATATTAAAGAATCCTTAATTCATTATCATGGCTTAGGTTTCACGAACATTCAAAATTATTTAAATCTCTGAAAATGAAAATACCAGCATAAAGGTTTAACGCCAAACCAACAATCATCGGTATTATATTTTAACGTATAAAAAAGTTAAATAACAATATTAAAAGTTTATATAATTTTCTTTTAAAGTTATCATATTGATGATTTTTTTTATTTCATCAAGAGTTTTCTACAAAATTAAAACAATTAAAATAAGAACTTTTTGATTTTGTGCATTGATGTAACAATATTCGAATTCATGGCAGTTTAAATTATTTATCTCCAGTTACTTTTAGAAAACAAATGTCTATATAAAAAGTGTCCTAAAAAGTGTTACCATTCCATAATAATTCACTCAGATCACGGATATCAATATACATCCACTATTTATCACGATAAATGTTTATCTAACGGTATTATAATTTAAATGGGGAAAAAATACCACTGTGCAGATAATATTGTTATAGAAAGTTTTCATTCATTGCTCAAGAAAGCTACAATCCATAATAAAATATATAATTCACATGAAGAATATATACAAGATGTTATAAAATGAAATACATGATATTCAAATCGTAAAGAAAAAGATATAATTAAAAAATAGTAAATACTTTTTATTAGTACTTACTAAAATTGGTGCACTCTAATAAATACTTTTTTTATTTTCTATTCTACTATCTAAAAAATCATAAATAGCTTGATAATTTGGTTCATTTCCAATTGGATTAACAATTTCAAGATATTCTACAATATTATCTTGGTTTAAGATAAGAACTGCTCGTGGCAAAATTTGCAAAGCAGTAAAAACTAATCCTGTCTTTGCCCCAAAATCACGATAATTATAATCTGACACTAAAAAATGTGCTTCATCTCTAAAAGATTCACAACATCTTTCTTGCGCAAATGGTAAATCACGCGAGACTGTGATTAATCGTGCATTAGGATAGGCTTTCATATTTTTGTTAAATTTAACAGTTTGAGTATAACAAACACTTGTATCAATACTTGGAATTACCGTTATAACTTTATATTGTGTTTTAACATCACTAAGATGAAAATCACTCATATCAGCATTAATTCCTTTAAATTCTAACTTAACGCCAACTTTAATAATATCTTGGGTAAAATTTGAAAATACATCCCCATCTAATTTAAATGCTCCCATTTTTATGGCCTCCTCTTTTTTCATTTTTTCTTCATTATTAATGAGATGAGCTCCATCTCCGTTAATAATCATACTATTATTTTTAGTTACAGTAAATTCTGCTTCAATAATATTTTGTTCAAAATAATCATTATTTTGATAAACATCGCTTAGTTTAATCACACGTTGGTTTGTAGAGCCAATTAATCGTCGTTTTTTATCTAACTTTTCAATAATAAATGGTCCATCAATTAAAATATCAATTTTAGATAAAATTGCTGGATGCTTTTCTTGCAATAGTTCATATAAAAAACCAGAAAAAACAATTACTGTTAAATTATTTGTTTGACATAAAGTGACTAGTTCTAAGAGCGCTCGTGGCTGAATAAATGGTTCTCCCCCTAAAATGGTAATCCCTTCAATTTGAAAGCGCTCTTTAGCGTCTATAATCGCCTTAAAAAGGTCACTCACTTCCATTACATTCCGATTAATGAGAGGAATCATTTCCTGATTACTACATCCTTTGCAATTAATAATACAACCTTGCATTCATAATGCGAATCGTTTTCCAGGTCCTTCAATTGTTGTAAAAGAAACAAAACGATTAAAATTAATTAAATTACTCATTTTTTATTTAAAACAATATTCAATTTGATGACCATTTGCTTGTGCTAATATTGTTTCTCCAGCTTTAAATTTAGTTTGATTTGCAAAAATAAACGAACTCAGCCCATCAACCACATGCTTTTCAATACTATTTAACAAATCACGACCACCTTTTTTATCATCAGCATCCTGAATAATAATTGGTAAAATTTGTGGTAAATCCATAAATTCTAATTTAATCTTATATTTTTCTCAAACAGCTGTTTGAATTGGTTGTAATTTTTGCGTAATTAATTTTGCTTTAAAATTAATATCTTTAATAAAATTAAACGGAATAATATTATTTCCAATTCGCCCTAATAATTCTGGTCGTTTTAATTCAGTTCGAAAATGATCAGATACTTTTTGAATAAATTGCTTTTCAATTTCTAAAAATGATAAATTATCATCAACTTCACTTGCACCAATATTTGAAGTAAAAATAATAAACGAATCAGAAAAAGTAACAGTTTGACCTTTATTATCAGTTAAACGACCATCTTCTAAAATTTGTAAGAATTTATCTAAAATTCGTGGATGAGCTTTTTCAATTTCATCAAATAAAAGTACACTAAACGGTTTTTCTTTAATTGCATTTGTTAATTGTCCACCTTCTTCATAACCAACATAACCTGGTGGTGCACCAATTAATTTTTGATCACTTGCTTCTTGGTTATATTCCGACATATCAAACCGAATACAATTTTTTTCATCACCAAATAAAAATTTGGCCAATGCTTTTGATAATTCAGTTTTCCCTACTCCAGTTGGTCCAACAAAAAACAATATACCTTTTGGTTTTGTTCGTTTTGACGAATATTGAACACCTGATAATCCAGTAAAAGCTTTATAAACAACATTCTTCACTTTTTCAATGGCATGATCTTGACCAATAACTCGTTTTTTTAATTCTTTTTCAATAGTTGCTAATTTTTCATAATTCATTTCTTCTCATGGTGAAACTTTATCGCCGTATTGATAAGAATTTAATAATTTTTCAAATGGTAAGCGTTCTGAAATATTATTTGAAAACTTAATTAATTGATAAACTTCTTTCAAAGTTCACCCTTCCATCGTATCATAAATATCTTGTAATTTTAAAATATCAGTATTTAAATCTTCGGTAATTTTAAAAAAATTCTTATTAGTTAAAATGAACTTTTCTCGTTCTTCACGATTTGGTTTTGTTAAAGTAATTGTTGTTACATCTGGATTATGCAAATAAAATGAAGTTGGTAATTTCCCGACACTATTAGTGATAAAAATAATAGCTGTATCAAAATCAATTATTTCTGATTGATCAAATTTTTTATCTCGAAAAGCTTTACTTAATGAAATTAAATTAACACGTTCTTCTTCGCTCAAAGTCTGTTCATTAGAAAATAAATAATCAGAAAAATCAGCAATAAAAGCAACTTTTTTAGAACTTGCAACTAACATATTACGACGAACAATGGTAAAAAATTCTGCTAAAGTTGGAAATTGTCCCGTTGGACCATTCTTTTGTTCATTTGCATTTTTAATTACTTCTTGACCAAAATCATATTCTTCGCCTCCTTTACTTTTCTGTTGTGTTTCTGCTGTTAATGTTAAATTTTTCAGATTTCCTCCGCTTAGACCATCAATCCGGTCTCACATAAAAATATCATTAAAACCCTTTTCTCTTAATAATTCAAATAATCGATCTTTTAAGCCAACATAACCACTATTTGTTTGATAAATATCATTAACATTGCCTTCAAGAATAACACATCGCTTAATTCCAATTTGATTTTTTAACTTATCTAAATTACTTTTTACACTCATTTATAGTCACCTCTAACTATTTCTTTAATTATAATGTTTTTTAACCTAAAAATGTTAATTATTTCTTTTAATTTTGTAGAAAACTCTTGATGAAATAAAAAAATCATCAATATGATAACTTTAAAAGAAAATTATATAAACTTTTAATATTGTTATTTAACTTTTTTATACGTTAAAATATAATATCGATGATTGTTGGTTTGACGTTAAACCTTTATGCTGGTATTTTCATTTTCAGAGATTTAAATAATTTTGAATGTTCGTGAAACCTAAGCCATGATAATGAATTAAGGATTCTTTAAGATTTGATTGTAATTTACTAATTTTATTTAACTTCCGATAACTAGCATCAGGATTTGTACTAGTTTTAGTTGCTAATAAAATAGAATTTGTTTGTTTTGCTACTAATAAATATAATGGTTGCATGTCATAAATAATAATTGAATTTTCTTTGATTAATTGTTTATTAATATTTTCAATAATTCACTGTTTTTGTAATCGTTTTGTGTTGGTTGATTTAACATAAATATTATTATTGCTATCAACAGCCATTTGAATACAACATTTAGTGTTGGTTGAAAATGAATAAAGATGAATTTTTCTTTTATCAAATTTATCTTTAAAATTACCTTTGTGGATTTCTTTAATAAATGTTTCATCGATTTTAATTTGGCCATTTAACGTTTTAAATTTTAATTGGGTGTTTTCTAATTATTTTGATTTCATTATTTTTTGGCGATTATATCAAGCGGTTTTCGGTGATGTTTTAATAAAGCGGGAAATCATTTTACTAGATTGGCCTAATAATGAAATTTGAATCAATAAATTTCACTGTTCATAATTTAAATGACTTCAATACGTAAAATGATCACGAAAAGCATCAAAACTAGCACGACATTTTTTGCATAAATATTTTTGTTTCCCTTCAGGATTATGACCATTTTTAACACAATAAAAAGATTGACAATTAGGACATTTAATACCTTTATCCCCAAATTTTTGATCAATTTCATTTAAGTGTTTTTGTTTTTTAATTAATTCTGCTTCTTTTTTGACTTTTTCATGAAATTCTAAAAATTAATCATCTGTTAAACTATTTATTAATTCTTCAATTATTTTTTCCATTAATTATTCACCTCTTATATTAAAAATATACCTAATTTTAGGTATATTTTATAAATATCAAGAGTTTTCTACAAAATTAAAGATTATTTTTTTTTGATTTACTATCAATTTGAATCTTTGCCTGATTAATAATTTTATCAGGATTTAAATAAGATTTTTTCATTTCTTTTGATAAAGAAACATCATACATTGATAAATCGTTAATAAACGGTTGCTCATCTGTATCATGTGTATGACCTTCATAACCTTCAAATTTATATGTAAATCGCCCATCTAAATATACTTTAAAAATTGCCTCTTCTCCTGTTACTTTTTTTGCATAAACAATAACTAAACTATCTTCATTTTCTTTCGTAATACGAATATCATTACTTTCAACAATAAAACCACGTTTTTGAATTGCTTGTAAAATTGATGTAATAGCATGTTTCCGCGCTGATTCATCTAATTGTTTATTAATAATTTGATTTTGTAATGCTAAAGCTTTTGCATTTAAAACAGTAGTATCAGCTGCTGGAATTTGGGCAAATTCTTCTAATGCTGGACCTAATTCTGTATTAACAACTTTATCATCACTAATTTGTTTTTTAAAACTGCTAAGATATTGTTTTTTCAAAAAATCAGTTGAAGTATGATAATTTTTAATTTCTGTTTGAACAAGGCCAGAAATAGCCTCTGGGTTTAAATTACTGAAATGATTCTTATTTGTTTTAAAAAAATTCATAATAAAAGCTTTTGATTCATTTTCATCAAACATTGCTATTAATTCATGTTCTAATTGTTGATAATTTAAATTAACTCGGTTTTTTAAATTAGATAACCGTTGTTTTGTTTCATCTTCAATTACTTTTATTTTCAAAACTTCAATTTTTTGTTGAATTTCTGCTAAACGAAGGGTTTTTTGTTCCAATAAAAAATTAACTCTTTTTGCCAATTCTAATTCAACATGTTCAACTTTAGTAAATTCTTTTACTAATGGGTTATCCTCTAAATCAGTTAAAATTTGATTTAACTCAACTAAATATTGTTTAATTTGTTGACAATTTAACCCACTAGCATCAATTTCTTGTAATTGTTGTAGTAATAATTTTAAATTATCTTTAACAAAATTAATATTTAAATTTAATCGCTCAATCTTTTTTTGGTAATTATACATTACTTGTTCAACACTCATACTCATTTATATTAACGCCTCTTCTAATTCAAGTTTTATTTTTTTTAAAGCATCCCGATTTTTATTATCATTGTGTTCATTCCGTGCTTTCTCACAATATAAATATAATGTTAATTCTTGATAAAGTTGCATAATTTGTTTATATTTATTTTTGTCAAAAACATCTTTTAAAACAAATAATTTTTCATTAATATACCGTACAAATTGATGCTTTGTTTTTAAAAGTGGATTGATTTTTTCTTCCATTAAATTCATTAAATATAATGCCGCCTTATCAAAAGAACATAAATTAAGATATTCATGAAATTTGCTTTCA
Proteins encoded:
- a CDS encoding IS3 family transposase; the protein is MNKRVNNYEQEIISAFNKSRKIYGARKIKVILNRKDIILSRRKIRFFMIKNNLVSKYTKLKYHNHKTTVNNDQINNILNRQFNNKKPNEVIVSDLTYVQVGAKWHYICLLIDLFNREIIGYSAGSNKTAELVQQAFHKITRPLNQITLFHTDRGNEFKNKIIDEILITFNIKRSLSNKGCPYENAVAETTYKTFKTEFIKGKKFKNLTQLKYELFYFVHWYNNIRIHGSLNYLSPVTFRKQMSI
- a CDS encoding IS1/IS1595 family N-terminal zinc-binding domain-containing protein; this encodes MDKGIKCPNCQSFYCVKNGHNPEGKQKYLCKKCRASFDAFRDHFTYWSHLNYEQWNLLIQISLLGQSSKMISRFIKTSPKTAWYNRQKIMKSKQLENTQLKFKTLNGQIQIDETFIKEIRKGNFKDKFDKRKIHLD
- the greA gene encoding transcription elongation factor GreA, with amino-acid sequence MNEEILLTKEGIKDLQEELDNLINVIRPEVIEELKEARAQGDLSENADYDAARNRQAEVEGRIKEIESLLTKAKEIKEVKSKTGIIKLGSTVTFTNLLINKKYELKIVGAVEANPFENTISNESPISKAIIGKKAGDLVEIKGIQEPYKVKILTVE
- a CDS encoding transposase produces the protein MIQISLLGQSSKMISRFIKTSPKTAWYNRQKIMKSKQLENTQLKFKMLNGKIQIDETFIKEIHKGNFKDKFDKRKIYLDSFSTNTKCCIQMAVDSNNNIYVKSTNTKRLQKQWIIENINKQLIKENSIIISDMKPLYLLVAKQTNSILLATKTSTNPDASYRKLNKISKLQSNLKESLIHYHGLGFTNIQNYLNLWKWKYRHKGLTPNQQSSVLYFNV
- a CDS encoding IS1/IS1595 family N-terminal zinc-binding domain-containing protein, which encodes MIKKQKRLNEIDQKFRDKGIKCPNCQSFYCVKNGHNPEGKQKYLCKKFRASFDAFRDHFTYWSHLKYEQWNEIYWFKFHY
- a CDS encoding transposase, giving the protein MGNKTSYSEEFKKQIVMLYKNGKSVINIGQEYNLPKPTIYSWVKNYNNSGSFKAKDNRTLEENEIITLRKELKDLKMENDILKQAALIMAKK
- a CDS encoding IS3 family transposase encodes the protein MCKILVLSKSTYYYQTNKCINKQVNNYEQEIISAFNKSRKIYGARKIKVILNRKDIILSRRKIRFFMIKNNLVSKYTKLKYHNHKTTVNNYQINNILNRQFNSKKPNEVIVSDLTYVQVDAKWHYICLLIDLFNREIIGYSAGPNKTAELVQQSFHKITRPLNQITLFHTDRGNEFKNKIIDEILITFNIKRSLSNKGCPYDNAVAETTYKTFKTEFIKGKKFKNLTQLKL
- a CDS encoding IS1/IS1595 family N-terminal zinc-binding domain-containing protein, which produces MEKIIEELINSLTDDQFLEFHEKVKKEAELIKKQKRLNEIDQKFRDKSIKCPNCQSFYCVKNGHNPEGKQKYLCKKCRASFDAFRDHFTYWSHLNYEQWNLLIQISLLGQSSKMISHFIKTSPKTAWYNRQKIMKSKQLENTQLKFKTLNGQIKIDETFIKEIHKGNFKDKFDKRKIHLDSFSTNTKCCVQMAVDSNNNIYVKSTNTKRLQKQWIIENINKQLIKENSIIISDMQPLYLLVAKQTNSILLATKTSTNPDASYRKLNKISKLQSNIKESLIHYHGLGFTNIQNYLNLWKWKYQHKGLTPNQQSSVLYFNV
- a CDS encoding 4Fe-4S cluster-binding domain-containing protein, producing the protein MSNLINFNRFVSFTTIEGPGKRFALWMQGCIINCKGCSNQEMIPLINRNVMEVSDLFKAIIDAKERFQIEGITILGGEPFIQPRALLELVTLCQTNNLTVIVFSGFLYELLQEKHPAILSKIDILIDGPFIIEKLDKKRRLIGSTNQRVIKLSDVYQNNDYFEQNIIEAEFTVTKNNSMIINGDGAHLINNEEKMKKEEAIKMGAFKLDGDVFSNFTQDIIKVGVKLEFKGINADMSDFHLSDVKTQYKVITVIPSIDTSVCYTQTVKFNKNMKAYPNARLITVSRDLPFAQERCCESFRDEAHFLVSDYNYRDFGAKTGLVFTALQILPRAVLILNQDNIVEYLEIVNPIGNEPNYQAIYDFLDSRIENKKSIY